From the genome of Pelmatolapia mariae isolate MD_Pm_ZW linkage group LG12, Pm_UMD_F_2, whole genome shotgun sequence, one region includes:
- the grsf1 gene encoding G-rich sequence factor 1, protein MSCSGKSLWFLLRRCVAARRLTVPTASRMCGFTQQRTWTSAARTACLQRLCELQPAVRSSQSRFCSKTGGTCEDDYPPLPAYHPESEPETREVYIVQVKGLPWSCTTQDLLQFFSECRIRDGVKGIHLTLDRLGRPSGRAFIEMEHEEDVSKALEKHRQYLGPRYVEVYEVTNSDAEAILKKATQPLGADDVVLLRGLPFTCTEDDIAHFFSGLEIMENGITMVTDSRGRKSGVAYVQFTSQEAADEALQRDREIIGNRYIEVFPSRRDEIHSTWRRRTSPFSSQSRPQSVDRRSAPENRSPASPPPSLHLQSSTVPLHYIHVRGLPFQASGEDIVKFFYPLAVCKILIECGPDGRPSGEADVYFRCHRDAVAAMSKDRMNIGERYIELFLNSVADCDGR, encoded by the exons ATGTCCTGCAGCGGTAAATCTCTGTGGTTTTTACTGCGGCGGTGTGTCGCAGCCAGACGGCTAACGGTACCGACAGCTTCACGCATGTGCGGCTTCACTCAGCAGCGAACTTGGACTTCGGCGGCCCGGACAGCCTGTCTCCAGAGACTGTGCGAGCTGCAGCCCGCAGTTAGAAGCAGCCAGAGCCGCTTCTGTAGTAAG ACAGGAGGAACCTGTGAGGATGACTACCCACCTCTGCCGGCCTATCATCCTGAATCAGAACCAGAGACCAGGGAGGTTTACATCGTGCAGGTGAAAGGTCTCCCGTGGTCCTGCACCACTCAGGACCTTCTGCAGTTCTTCTCAG AGTGTAGGATACGTGATGGGGTGAAAGGCATCCACTTGACTTTGGACAGGCTGGGGAGGCCGTCAGGACGAGCCTTCATCGAGATGGAGCACGAGGAGGACGTCAGCAAAGCACTGGAGAAGCACCGGCAGTACCTCGGCCCACGATACGTTGAAG TGTATGAAGTGACAAACAGTGACGCTGAAGCCATCCTGAAGAAAGCCACCCAGCCTCTAGGAGCTGATGACGTGGTGCTGCTCAGAGGGCTCCCCTTCACTTGCACTGAGGATGACATTGCCCACTTCTTTTCAG GTTTGGAGATAATGGAGAACGGGATCACCATGGTCACAGACTCCAGGGGAAGAAAGTCTGGAGTGGCTTATGTGCAGTTCACGTCTCAGGAAGCAGCTGATGAAGCGCTGCAGAGAGACCGAGAGATCATAGGGAACAG ATACATCGAGGTGTTTCCCAGCAGAAGAGATGAGATTCACTCGACCTGGAGGAGAAGAACGAGTCCATTTTCATCTCAGTCCAGGCCTCAGTCAGTGGACAGGAGGAGTG CCCCTGAAAACCGATCACCTGCTTCGCCTCCTCCATCACTTCACCTTCAGAGCTCCACCGTACCGCTACACTACATCCACGTGAGGGGACTTCCTTTCCAGGCTTCTGGGGAAGACATAGTGAAG TTCTTCTATCCTCTGGCCGTGTGTAAGATCCTGATCGAATGCGGTCCTGACGGGAGGCCGAGCGGAGAGGCTGACGTTTACTTCCGCTGCCACAGAGACGCCGTGGCCGCCATGTCCAAAGACAGAATGAACATAG GCGAGCGATACATCGAGTTATTTCTCAACTCTGTCGCAGACTGTGATGGCAG GTGA
- the rufy3 gene encoding protein RUFY3 isoform X3, whose product MSDLTPQSETPTPTTDKITQAARETIYLCNFRVSVDGEWLCLRELNDISLTPDPEPVHEDPKDPIAIERLNLMNMAKLSIKGLIESALNLGRTLDSDYAPLQQFFVVMEHCLKHGLKTKKTFLGQNKSFWGPLELVEKLTPEAGEITASVKDLPGLKTPLGRGRAWLRLALMQKKLSDYMKTIINRKDLLSEFYEPNALMMEEEGAVIAGLLVGLNVIDANLCMKGEDLDSQVGVIDFSMYLKDGGHSSKSVEGDGQITAILDQKNYVEELNRHLSASVNNLQAKVDALEKSNTKLTEELAVANNRIITLQEDVERVKEESSYQLESRKALRSDSAADGQALGETRKQLKEETLLRLDVEKELEVQIGMKQEMELSMKMLEKDVCEKQDALVELRQQLEDLRAINQQLMHKSQSADASSKQKSEIIVRMEEKINQMSGTIKQLETRCKQAEKERDLAVEANRLFKQDFGDKIESLQVEVEQLRKQRSNLERELRKGHDRKSEHHLSASSVPQSSTPRTDRRQPEDVPTQLPESPSVKEKDQLQSGPEDKTSLCSSLSLSHHEDEQKESFLEISEPSMCTMCEQADSLLKTKKQCKNCSGVFCESCVSKELPLPSSILPETVCTACYSLLLQQYSSSPT is encoded by the exons aTCCCAAGGATCCCATCGCGATTGAGAGGCTTAACTTGATGAACATGGCCAAACTGAGCATCAAGGGCCTGATCGAGTCTGCGCTCAACCTGGGACGCACGCTTGACTCCGACTATGCACCTCTGCAGCAGTTCTTTGTCGTGATGGAGCACTGTCTGAAACACGGGCTGAAAA CTAAGAAAACCTTCCTGGGGCAGAACAAGTCCTTCTGGGGACCATTGGAGTTGGTTGAGAAGCTGACGCCTGAGGCAGGAGAGATCACTGCCAGCGTAAAAGACCTGCCTGGGCTCAA AACTCCTCTAGGAAGAGGACGCGCCTGGTTACGACTGGCCTTAATGCAGAAGAAGCTCTCAGATTATATGAAGACCATCATCAACAGAAAGGACCTGCTCAG TGAATTTTACGAGCCAAACGCGTTGATGATGGAGGAGGAAGGCGCCGTCATCGCCGGGCTTCTGGTTGGATTAAATGTCATCGATGCCAATCTGTGTATGAAGGGAGAGGACTTGGACTCGCAG GTTGGGGTGATCGATTTCTCCATGTACCTAAAAGACGGTGGACACAGCAGCAAGAGCGTGGAGGG GGACGGTCAGATCACAGCGATTCTCGATCAGAAGAACTACGTGGAGGAGCTGAACAGACATTTAAG CGCGTCGGTAAATAACCTGCAGGCCAAAGTGGACGCTCTGGAAAAGTCCAACACGAAGCTGACAGAAGAG CTCGCAGTGGCGAATAACAGGATCATCACTTTACAAGAAGACGTGGAGAGAGTAAAGGAGGAGAGCTCATATCAGCTGGAGTCCAGAAAG GCATTAAGAAGTGATTCAGCAGCAGACGGACAAGCGCTGGGGGAAACACGCAAGCAGCTCAAAGAGGAAACTTTGCTTCGACTG GATGTGGAGAAGGAGCTGGAGGTGCAGATCGGGATGAAGCAGGAGATGGAGCTGTCCATGAAGATGCTGGAGAAAGACGTCTGTGAGAAGCAGGACGCTCTGGTGGAGCTCAGGCAGCAGCTGGAAGACCTTCGTGCCATCAACCAACAGCTAATGCACAAGTCACAG AGTGCCGATGCCAGCTCGAAACAGAAGAGTGAGATCATCGTTCGCATGGAGGAGAAAATAAACCAGATGTCAGGGACCATAAAACAGCTGGAGACCAG ATGCAAGCAGGCGGAGAAGGAGAGGGACCTGGCTGTAGAGGCAAACCGGCTCTTCAAGCAGGACTTTGGAGACAAAATCGAGAGtctgcaggtggaggtggagcagCTGAGGAAGCAAAG GTCTAATCTGGAGCGAGAGCTGAGAAAAGGTCACGATCGAAAGAGCGAGCATCACCTCAGTGCCTCCTCGGTACCTCAGTCCAGCACTCCGCGGACCGACAGGAGACAACCAGAGGATGTACCAACA CAACTCCCGGAATCCCCGTCAGTGAAGGAGAAAGACCAGTTACAGAGTGGCCCGGAGGACAAAACTAGCCTTTGCTCCAGCTT GTCCCTGTCGCACCACGAAGATGAGCAG AAGGAGTCGTTCTTGGAGATCAGCGAGCCTTCCATGTGTACAATGTGTGAGCAGGCCGACTCCCTCCTCAAGACAAAG AAACAGTGTAAGAACTGCAGCGGCGTTTTCTGTGAGAGCTGCGTGTCCAAAGAGCTGCCTTTACCTTCCTCCATTCTCCCAGAGACGGTCTGCACCGCCTGCTACTCGCTGTTACTCCAACAATACTCTTCATCACCAACATGA